In the Sedimentisphaera cyanobacteriorum genome, GGGCTTATCGCCCAAAAAAATACAATTTTTAGATACCGTCCCAAAGTTTGTGGATAAATTGCAAAAGGCTTGAGAAGTGATATAGTGTTATAGATAAGATAATACTTTTATCACAGGAGTCTCAAGCCATGCAGAACATTATATCATTAGAACTGATAAGTGCCACATCAGAAAATGGATTTTCTTTAGATGAATTGGTTTTCAGGACCAAAGAGTTATTTGAAACTGAGGCTATGGCAGGTTTTGTAAGCCTGATTCTTCAGTTGATTGATGAGCGAATATGTATGAACATTGTTCAAGGTAAATCGGATAATACCGGCCAATCATGCTGCTGCAATGAGCGGTTTGAATATCATGATAGGTCTCTTCGCCAGTTCAGGACTTCTGTCGGCACAGTCAAGATTAGCTGGCGTCGCTTAAAGTGCGTTAAATGCGGCAAGACAATAACTCCTTTGAGAGATTTTTTAGGCCTTGCACCCTACCAGTCAAAGACATTGGAGTTGGAAAAGCTGGTTACAGAAATTGTAAGCGAACAAAGTTATCGCCGAAGCAGCACTCATCTTGAATCTATCGGCAGCATACCTGTTCCAAAGAGCACTGCCCATCGCTGGGTTGTACAGACCGACTGCGATCAGATTGATACCGGCACAGATACATTCAGTCTTCTTTTTGCTGACGGCACCGGCTTTAAGCGTCGGCCCGATAAGGACAAACGCATAAGTAATCGCGGTGAGCTCAGAGTTGCCTTAGGAGTCACCAGAAGTAGTTCTGTGGTGCCTTTAGGGGCATTCAGCGGTAAAAGCTGGGACGAGATATCCTCGCTGGTCAAGGGCGAACGTAAGAACAAAGAGCTTGTTGCCGATATGCTTGTAAGCGAGGGCGAAACAGGTCTGGTTAAGAGTCTGGCCAAACTTTGCAATGATAGCCAAAGAAGCCATTGGCACCTGGTTCGGGATCTGAATTATACGATGTGGAAGTATGATGCCGGCAAACTTGAACGTAAGCAAAAGCAGAAAGAATTGAATGCCGTAATTGGTATTGAAATTCCCGAGGAAGATTTTGAAAAGGTCTGTGATGATGACAAGAAAGATTTGCAAGATGCTGTCAATAGTGCCGAAAGTGATCTTCGTAAGCTGATAGGCAAACTGCTGGAGAAGGAATATAAAATAGCAGCCGATTACCTGAACCGTTCAGCTAAAAATATGTTCAGCTATGCTCGCCGCTGGCTGGAGACAGGTATTGTAACTCCGCGGGTTTCCAGCATGATAGAACGGATGATGCGAGAGCTTGGTCGACGCCTTAAACGCATCGCATTTGGCTGGAGCGAAGAAGGAGCGGCAAAGATGGCCAGAATTATCATTAAAAGATTTACTTCAGAAAATCAATGAGAAAAATACTGGCACGAAAAACTGAGGTTATTGGACAATGTAATGCTTGCTCTAAAGACTATAAAAGTACAGAACCCACAAACTTTGGGACGTTAATAAGATTTTCAATTGGTTCCCCTGGATTTTTGCTTCGAGAATTCATCTTTCACCTCCCAGAAGCCTGCCTATAACTTCAAATTTCCACCACGGCAAATCCTCTTTAGAGTCGATGATTTCGTTTGAGTGGAAAAAACCTCGCCGTGCGTATATGCGAACATGTTCTTTAAGCCGATCCTCAACATGCTAATCACCCCATATTTGTTCTGGTTTTTCCATTTCAGTACACACAATAATTGTTAAGCGGCCATCGGCTTCAAGTAAAGCTCTATTTAATTCATCATTTATATGAGCGTCTCCAAATGAGTATCCGATTATAGTTAGGATAACCTCATTTTGTTGTGGTCTTAGAGTCTCTCGCATCTTAGTCAATATCTGAGCAAAAGGATCGCGTTGTGATTCTATATATTTTGTAGCTGCAGGCCAAATCAGCACAGGTTCGTTATCAATTTCCTCTTTGATGCTATGTCGTATCCTCCTTGGTAATATATCATCATCTAAAAGACACCAATCCACAGAACCATGTACCTTAAAAACTTTTGCTGCCGCTTCATCAGAATTGTACGCTCTCATGTCCCACCACCCTGTTACTCCTCCATTGAAACCATCTGCAACAGGGATTTTTTCCAAAAATAACGCATCTTCAATCAACGTATCATAATTGAGAGTAAAATAATCAACAGAGCATCTGGAACCTGCCTTACCAGTATGCAAGCCATGGACTGCACGAATAAATTGACGGTGATATTTAATCTTAGGATTGGTTTTAATGATGGCTTAGATTTTAATTTGAAGCGCAACGCTTCGCTAATTTAATCAGCCCGCGTGGCGGGCTGGAGTTTATCGCTTTTAGCTGCCTGAATAGATAAAGAATAAGGGCGGCGGTTAAGCCGCCTCTATCCAGTATAGATTGTTGCGGTGCTCGGGTTGCTCTCCAGCATTGCCCTGTCCTCTGTGATAACGCAAGCTATTATAGCGGCAGCGATGACTTTTGAAAAGAAAATATAGTGCCCATTACGGGTGTTTCCGATAGAGTGTTTTTTGACAAAAAAAGAACTCTATTTAAGGAATCGTAATGGGCTATGGACATCTTACCATTGATGAACGGGAAAGCATATTAAAAATGCGTTCAGAACGAAAAAATATGACGGATATTGCCAAACTGATTGGTCGTAATAAAGGTACGATCAGCAGGGAACTGTCGCGTAATATCAGCTCAACAGGCGAGTATAAGCCTCATCTGGCGCAGCGGTATTATCGCAGGCGTAGGGCTGAATCCAAACAGCCTTATCACCTTGAAGAAAACGGACGGCTGAGGCGGTATGTGATTGGTAAACTCAAAAAATATCTGTCCCCTGAACAAATATCAGGCCGCATTGAGATAGACTATCCAGATGACATTCAAATGCGTGTAAGCCCTTTGACAATATATAGTTGGGTTAAACGAGACAAGGTTGACGGCGGTGTTTTTTACAAGTTTTTGCGTCAAGGCCGTCGCAAACGACGAAAGAAGCACGGCAGTAATGACAAGCGTGGCCGGATACCGAACAAACGTTCGATCAGTGAGCGTCCGGAGGTTGTTGACAAGCGTAATCGCTTCGGCGATTGGGAGGGTGACAGCGTCAGCGGTAAAGGACACGGTTCATTTATTGCAACACTTGTCGAGCGTGCAAGCCGCTATCTGCTCTCTGGCAGGATGAAAGATAAGAGTGCCCAGAGCATGAATGAAACCACCCGAAGGTTGTTCAGGAAGATACCAAAGTCCAAGCGTCAAACGATGACAGTTGACAATGGCAAGGAGTTTGCCCAGTTTAAAGAGATGGAAAAAACAGTCGGCCTATGCTGCTACTTTGCTGATCCATACAGTTCTTATCAGCGTGGAACTAATGAAAACACAAACGGCCTGCTTCGTCAGTTCTTCCCTAAGGGAACTGATTTTAAGAAAGTTAGTGATAAGGAACTTGACAAAGTTGTCGCCTTAATCAATAATCGATCAAGGAAATGTTTAAAATATCGGACACCAAATGAAGTGCTCTGGAGCGATGAAAAAAGTTGCGCTTCAGATTAAAATTTTGATTATGAAAAATAATAAAATTTCTGTTGAACCAGCAGCGCATTAGTGTATTATATACTTAATACAGTAATACAAAGGTTTTGATAATGATAATAAATATAGACACTCATTCAGGCATTCCGATATACCGGCAGATAACAGGCGAGATAAAGAACCTCATCCTTTCAGGGACGCTTACTGCGGGCGAGCAGATGCCGAGCGTACGTGAGCTTTCCGCTCAGCTTCGCGTAAATCCAATGACCGTTAGCAAGGCATACTCAAATCTTGAGATGGAAGGTTTCTTCGAGAGAAGACGCGGCGTCGGGATGTTTGTAAACCCTCAGTCTGAAGAGCTCAGGGAAGAAAACGGCGAACAGATAATCAAAGACAGCCTGAAGAGCACTGTATCCCGAGCAAGGTCTTTCGGTATCTCTAAAGCAGAGCTCGCCAGAATTGTTCAGAATTTATACGAAAGTTATTCAAAAGGAGAGAACGATGAATAATATCATTCAAGTAAGCGGGCTCAGTAAAAGCTTCGGGAAGCTAAAGGCTCTTAAAGATATAAGCTTCTCGGCCGGGAGGGGCTCTATCATCGGGCTTATGGGAGCAAACGGCTGCGGAAAAAGCACGCTTCTGCGAAATATGATCGGGCTTTATCTGCCAGATGCAGGCACCTCGCAGGTGTTCGGCGAACAAAGCTGCGAGCTTTCCCCGCAAACGCTTTCACGAATCGGCTATGTCCATCAGGAGGGCAGGCTTCTAAACTGGATGAGCATAAGGCAGCTGCTGAGGTACGTTCGCTCGCACTACCAAAACTGGGATGAGAATTTGGAAGAGAAATTCATTGAATGGTTCGATCTGGAGCCGAAGGCGGTAGTAGGAAAGCTGTCCCCGGGAAAGAGGCAGCAGACAGCCATCCTCGCAGCAATCTGCCATAATCCGGAGCTCTTGATTCTCGACGAGCCGGCAAGCGCTCTCGATCCGCTTGCAAGGAGCAGATTTCTCGATCTTCTCCTTGAGCTTTTGCAGAATGACGGGGAGAAAACCATCATTATCTCATCGCACATACTCTCAGATATAGAGAAGGTAATAGACCGTGCAGTAATTATGGATAAGGGCAGAATCCTCAAAGACTGCGATTTTGACAAGCTCAAAGAGAATATATTCAAGGCTGTCGTAGAGAACGGTGCAGGGGCTGATTTAACTAACCTGCTTCTTTCAGGGAAGATTGCCCACCATCGCTCGGACGGGACAAAGACATCGCTCGTCCTTCAGGATATAAGCAGGGCGGAGGCTGAAAAAATCCTCTCTGAAGAAAAAATCGACGCTGAGATAATCCCTCTGCCTCTGGAAGAGATATACAAGGTAATAGCGGGAAAGGCGGAGTATGTATTATGAAACCTCTATCGGCAAATCTGAGCATCTATTATAAAAGGCCTATGGCATACTTCTGGTATTTCATTACTTTATGCCAGGTTCCAGCGGCTGCAATGAGCATCACAGGGCATATCGAAGAATCTTTCCTCTTTCTGATTATACCGCTGTTTTTTGGTGTTCTTGCCGGGGCGGTACAGAAGGATATAGTTTCCGCCCCGCTTACTTTCTGCCTGCCCGGACAGAGGAATATGCCGATTAAGGCAATAGCGGGGTTTGGGATTGTGATGCTTGCAGCAATGCTGCTGCTGTTTTTCTTTGCAGGTTTCACGCGAGCGGGCAGTCCTTTTGCAAATCCTTTTTACTTCGCCGTTAATATCCTGCTGTGCATATTTGTATATTTATATGCCGCACTTATAGGCTTTAAGACAGACCCGCTTAAAACCAGCATCACCTTGCGCGTACTGCCTTTTGCAGCCGCTTTATTAATTATATTCGGCTCGAGATTTGTAAACGCTGTTTTAACCGGTTTCCCGGTCTGTTCGGGACTGGTGATTGCGGCAGTATCGGCCTATCTGGCATCTAATATAAATAATCCCGCTTCAAGAAGAGAAATCTGCGGGAAAGAGGATGCTGTAAGCACTTTGTCCGGCTGGAATTCGAATTTTGCTATGTTAAAATTAAAAACTGCAAACATGGCAGAGAAACGAAATACAGCCGTATCGCCCTGCTTTGCTGAGAAGCTGTTTCTTTCTGTAAACAAGAAACTCAAAGGAAGCTCTGCCAAAACATCAGCAGATTATATATATATTATGCTGGACAAATTTCTTTTAAACTGGAAGCAGTTCTTGTTTGCTCCGTTTCTGGTGCTGCTGCTTTTCGGCTACATACTCGGTTTTATGCCTTCTGTTGAATCGAATCCGTTCTCGGCAGGGGCAGTACACTGGGGAGTATTTTTCGCATTGCCTGCCATGTGGGCTGGGATGTGGGAGCTCCCGCTTAATCCATCTATGGCTCTAACCTCGAGCAGAAAAGATAAATTGAACGCTTCATTGGCTTTCCTGCTTGCCTATATGATGCTTACAGCCTGCGTGTTTTTATTAGCAGGGCTGGTTGCCAAGGCAGCGGCTCCGTATATGCCTGCGCCGGATTTGGGTATAGTAAGCGATAAATTTCAGTTTGCCCCGCCCTGCTTTCAGAAAGTGTGGCTTTTATTCTTTATAACTCCTCTCTCATCCTGCGCATGTGCTGTATGGGGAAGAAAATCAAAAATTACGACGTTTATATTTCCGCTGATTATAATGTTTGTGGTGATTATCAGCGGTCTTGAAGAGAATATTCAGCCCCCAGCTCTCTTAGTTTTTCGGCTTGCAGGAATCTCTCTGAGCTGGATAATAGCCTATTCAGTAATAAAATTCAGATGCCTGAAGGGAAACCTTGCGGGTAATAATTTTGATTAACTGCTTTTG is a window encoding:
- a CDS encoding SIR2 family protein produces the protein MHTGKAGSRCSVDYFTLNYDTLIEDALFLEKIPVADGFNGGVTGWWDMRAYNSDEAAAKVFKVHGSVDWCLLDDDILPRRIRHSIKEEIDNEPVLIWPAATKYIESQRDPFAQILTKMRETLRPQQNEVILTIIGYSFGDAHINDELNRALLEADGRLTIIVCTEMEKPEQIWGD
- a CDS encoding IS30 family transposase is translated as MGYGHLTIDERESILKMRSERKNMTDIAKLIGRNKGTISRELSRNISSTGEYKPHLAQRYYRRRRAESKQPYHLEENGRLRRYVIGKLKKYLSPEQISGRIEIDYPDDIQMRVSPLTIYSWVKRDKVDGGVFYKFLRQGRRKRRKKHGSNDKRGRIPNKRSISERPEVVDKRNRFGDWEGDSVSGKGHGSFIATLVERASRYLLSGRMKDKSAQSMNETTRRLFRKIPKSKRQTMTVDNGKEFAQFKEMEKTVGLCCYFADPYSSYQRGTNENTNGLLRQFFPKGTDFKKVSDKELDKVVALINNRSRKCLKYRTPNEVLWSDEKSCASD
- a CDS encoding GntR family transcriptional regulator, which codes for MIINIDTHSGIPIYRQITGEIKNLILSGTLTAGEQMPSVRELSAQLRVNPMTVSKAYSNLEMEGFFERRRGVGMFVNPQSEELREENGEQIIKDSLKSTVSRARSFGISKAELARIVQNLYESYSKGENDE
- a CDS encoding ABC transporter ATP-binding protein, which encodes MNNIIQVSGLSKSFGKLKALKDISFSAGRGSIIGLMGANGCGKSTLLRNMIGLYLPDAGTSQVFGEQSCELSPQTLSRIGYVHQEGRLLNWMSIRQLLRYVRSHYQNWDENLEEKFIEWFDLEPKAVVGKLSPGKRQQTAILAAICHNPELLILDEPASALDPLARSRFLDLLLELLQNDGEKTIIISSHILSDIEKVIDRAVIMDKGRILKDCDFDKLKENIFKAVVENGAGADLTNLLLSGKIAHHRSDGTKTSLVLQDISRAEAEKILSEEKIDAEIIPLPLEEIYKVIAGKAEYVL